In Mercurialis annua linkage group LG6, ddMerAnnu1.2, whole genome shotgun sequence, the following are encoded in one genomic region:
- the LOC126653943 gene encoding nodulin-related protein 1-like: protein MDFPSSNNQPSKPGHKHHQVSSSELFSSAKIVADAAKSRLNNEKIDEGKAAGAAANILGAASQYGKLEEKSFGKYVEQAEDYLHKYQSSHSTTTAAAAGHQTGSDTSTTTHSTSTQSSGEHEKSSGSGGVGDYFKMAQGFMK from the coding sequence ATGGATTTCCCATCTTCTAACAACCAACCATCCAAGCCGGGCCACAAGCATCACCAAGTCTCATCCTCCGAGCTTTTCTCCAGCGCTAAGATAGTGGCTGATGCAGCCAAGTCTAGACTTAACAATGAAAAAATAGACGAGGGGAAGGCTGCTGGTGCTGCTGCCAATATTCTGGGTGCTGCTTCTCAGTACGGCAAGCTTGAAGAGAAAAGCTTCGGCAAGTATGTAGAACAAGCTGAGGATTATCTTCATAAGTATCAGTCCTCTCATTCtaccaccaccgccgccgctgCTGGCCACCAGACTGGCTCAGATACTTCCACAACAACTCATTCTACATCGACTCAGTCAAGCGGTGAACATGAGAAATCTTCTGGCTCCGGCGGTGTTGGTGATTACTTCAAAATGGCTCAAGGCTTCATGAAGTAA